The proteins below come from a single Edaphobacter acidisoli genomic window:
- a CDS encoding DinB family protein has product MTQPVLTVEDVMAWNERTHAEWRKLFTEHPEALAIPCDITGTKNVAELMQHIIAPEIRYAQQLSGLPIADYKDIPYDSVDAIYATHEHAMTLFRELLASDTIDWDAKFEFTTRSFGQARSTRKAVLFHALTHGIRHYAQLTTLVRQHGISHKLPQDYLVMHLEIVNKSLAG; this is encoded by the coding sequence ATGACGCAGCCTGTATTGACTGTCGAAGATGTGATGGCCTGGAACGAGCGCACGCACGCTGAGTGGCGCAAGCTTTTCACCGAACACCCTGAGGCATTGGCGATTCCCTGCGATATTACAGGGACGAAGAACGTTGCGGAGCTGATGCAGCACATCATTGCGCCAGAGATTCGCTACGCGCAGCAGCTTTCCGGCCTGCCCATCGCCGACTACAAGGATATTCCGTACGATTCGGTTGATGCGATCTATGCAACGCACGAGCATGCCATGACGCTCTTCCGCGAGCTTCTCGCTTCGGACACCATCGATTGGGATGCGAAGTTTGAGTTTACGACACGCTCATTTGGCCAGGCGCGGTCTACGCGCAAGGCGGTGCTGTTTCATGCTCTGACGCACGGCATTCGGCACTATGCGCAGCTTACGACGCTGGTGCGGCAGCACGGTATCAGTCACAAGCTACCGCAGGATTATCTCGTGATGCACCTGGAGATCGTCAATAAATCACTTGCGGGTTGA
- a CDS encoding VOC family protein: MAATCFAQTKRPAITGIAFVRMYASNMAASEAFYGQTLGFDHTMQNGILTYPVNDQQSLELVPLPTPAPEARVAAIGFTTRDAGGLEKYLEAHSVKIVEPLRHGDFAVRDPEGHLVYFVQQRAGSTKTISPRGASHRIIHTGFMVHDRTAEDRFWRDILGFKPYWYGGRVNGELDYVSSQVPDGTDWIEYMMRDPKAPAPNAHQLGSDYHFSLGIDHMSDAVAALARNHCEGPNCTKTQMGRDGKVQLNLFDPDLTRVEFMEFKPSGTTCCSPFTGKQPGDVEDR, encoded by the coding sequence ATGGCGGCCACGTGCTTTGCGCAAACAAAGCGGCCTGCCATCACCGGTATTGCGTTCGTGCGGATGTATGCGTCGAACATGGCTGCGTCAGAGGCCTTCTACGGCCAGACGCTGGGCTTCGACCACACCATGCAGAACGGCATCCTGACCTATCCGGTCAACGATCAGCAGTCGCTGGAGTTAGTGCCGCTGCCTACGCCTGCGCCTGAAGCGCGTGTGGCAGCTATCGGTTTTACAACGCGCGATGCGGGCGGGTTGGAGAAGTATCTGGAGGCGCACTCGGTCAAGATCGTCGAGCCGCTCAGGCATGGGGACTTCGCTGTGCGCGATCCGGAAGGTCACCTGGTTTATTTCGTGCAGCAGCGGGCTGGTTCGACGAAGACGATCTCACCGCGTGGGGCGTCGCATCGCATCATCCACACGGGCTTCATGGTTCACGACCGCACGGCGGAAGACCGCTTCTGGCGCGACATTCTTGGCTTCAAGCCATACTGGTACGGGGGCCGCGTCAATGGCGAGCTTGATTATGTCTCCAGCCAGGTGCCCGATGGTACGGACTGGATTGAGTACATGATGCGCGACCCGAAGGCACCTGCGCCGAACGCGCATCAGCTTGGCAGCGACTATCACTTCTCGCTTGGCATTGACCACATGTCTGACGCTGTTGCCGCGCTCGCACGCAACCACTGCGAAGGCCCAAATTGCACGAAGACGCAGATGGGACGCGATGGCAAAGTGCAGCTCAACCTGTTCGATCCCGACCTGACGCGCGTTGAGTTTATGGAGTTCAAGCCCTCGGGTACTACCTGCTGCTCGCCGTTTACCGGCAAGCAACCCGGCGATGTTGAAGACCGATAG
- a CDS encoding glycosyltransferase family 39 protein, whose translation MLLLLRRSAALITVACAVVFAVMSLHWPLVGDASLMHYVVFLAGRGLTPYKDIVDVNLPGTYAVNWLVMHIFGTGALAWRLYDIALGLAAAGAMTWIAWPVDRLAGPLAGALFFLIHGRDGIAELGQRDLLMAVLLLWAVALVLAAMQRGRIAFVAVAAVLAGFAATVKPTAAVFWLVTLIFVALSPTARMWRRVWLWGMGLAPFLIAPVVELLVIDREGAWSRFWFVVARLDPLHNTLLRVPGRYFLAHPLPSTLLPLTVIGVVAVALRRHEGSRLFSAIEALVGINFLCGLFSFFIQRKALPYHRYPADAFLILLLCLIFFHAVNERQVSKALVFTGAAGLLFASLVIAPQSLARTLRLRASADDFSTLLQGDLTHLEGASFGGASLDGQVQCIDFTAGCATTLYRMRLRESTGFLYDCYAFQPAANAVVREYREEFHAALLARPPEVIVLSDQDCGHPDSFGDIDRWPALEQFIQDDYVLVKQVTPPGPVRWADNSAVPYSYRIYVRRR comes from the coding sequence TTGCTTCTGCTCCTTCGCCGATCTGCCGCGCTCATCACTGTGGCCTGTGCCGTAGTGTTTGCAGTTATGTCGCTGCACTGGCCGCTGGTGGGTGACGCTTCGCTGATGCACTACGTTGTTTTCCTCGCTGGGCGTGGGCTGACGCCTTATAAGGACATCGTCGATGTGAACCTTCCAGGCACGTACGCTGTGAATTGGTTGGTGATGCATATCTTCGGCACGGGCGCGCTGGCGTGGCGTTTGTACGATATTGCGCTTGGGTTGGCTGCGGCTGGCGCGATGACCTGGATTGCGTGGCCAGTGGACCGGCTGGCAGGGCCGCTTGCTGGTGCGCTCTTTTTTCTGATTCATGGACGCGATGGCATTGCAGAGTTGGGTCAGCGCGATCTGCTGATGGCTGTGCTGCTGCTGTGGGCGGTGGCGCTTGTGCTGGCGGCGATGCAGCGTGGACGGATTGCTTTCGTTGCTGTCGCGGCTGTGCTTGCTGGATTTGCGGCAACGGTGAAGCCAACGGCTGCGGTCTTCTGGCTGGTTACGTTGATTTTTGTGGCGCTCTCGCCGACGGCGCGGATGTGGCGGCGCGTGTGGCTTTGGGGTATGGGACTTGCGCCGTTTTTGATTGCTCCTGTGGTAGAGCTGCTGGTAATTGATCGCGAAGGAGCGTGGAGCAGGTTCTGGTTTGTTGTGGCGAGGCTTGATCCGCTGCACAACACGCTGCTGCGTGTGCCAGGCCGGTATTTTCTGGCGCACCCGCTACCATCGACGCTGCTACCGCTTACGGTGATTGGTGTGGTTGCCGTTGCGCTTCGGCGGCACGAGGGCAGTAGGCTCTTCAGTGCGATTGAGGCGCTGGTTGGGATCAATTTTCTCTGTGGGCTGTTCTCGTTTTTTATTCAGCGCAAGGCGCTGCCGTATCATCGTTATCCTGCCGATGCGTTTCTGATTCTGCTCCTGTGCCTGATCTTCTTTCACGCCGTCAATGAGCGGCAGGTATCGAAGGCACTGGTGTTTACCGGAGCGGCTGGGCTGCTGTTTGCCTCGCTTGTCATTGCGCCGCAGTCGCTTGCGCGCACGCTGCGGCTTCGCGCCAGTGCTGACGACTTCAGCACACTGCTCCAGGGCGACCTCACGCATCTTGAAGGCGCGTCTTTCGGCGGAGCTTCGCTTGATGGGCAGGTGCAGTGCATCGACTTTACCGCCGGATGCGCGACGACGCTCTATCGCATGAGGCTTCGAGAAAGCACCGGATTTCTCTATGACTGCTATGCTTTCCAGCCGGCTGCGAATGCTGTCGTGCGCGAGTACCGCGAGGAGTTTCACGCGGCATTGCTGGCGCGTCCGCCTGAGGTCATCGTTTTGAGCGATCAGGACTGCGGCCATCCAGATAGTTTTGGCGACATCGATCGCTGGCCTGCGCTTGAGCAGTTTATCCAAGATGACTATGTTCTGGTGAAGCAAGTCACTCCACCCGGGCCGGTTCGCTGGGCGGATAATTCTGCAGTCCCGTACAGCTATCGGATCTATGTGCGGCGCAGATGA
- a CDS encoding metal-dependent transcriptional regulator has translation MTKRANKLSAPPETKGGSEAMDDYLKAIFTLGGAEERQVSSTEIAAHLEISGASATNMLQKLAGLDPALVVYKKHHGVYLSKAGRKRALEIVRHHRLIETFLHLVLGYPWDEVHEEAERLEHFISERFEERIAAKLGNPEFDPHGHAIPALDGSLPMAERRSLVHLKPGQSAKVASVSDKDPEMLRYLAAQGIRPGVKLTLTEQLPFQGAFHVRIGTQKKTALLSHPLAEAISVAVK, from the coding sequence ATGACAAAGCGAGCGAACAAGCTCTCGGCGCCGCCGGAGACGAAGGGCGGCAGCGAGGCGATGGACGACTACCTGAAGGCAATCTTCACGCTTGGCGGCGCGGAGGAACGGCAGGTCTCGTCGACTGAGATTGCGGCGCATCTGGAAATTAGCGGAGCTTCAGCTACGAACATGCTGCAAAAGCTGGCTGGACTTGATCCTGCGTTGGTCGTCTACAAAAAACATCATGGTGTGTATCTGTCGAAGGCTGGCAGGAAGCGCGCGCTTGAGATTGTGCGGCATCATCGGCTGATTGAGACGTTTCTGCATCTGGTGCTGGGGTATCCGTGGGACGAGGTGCATGAGGAGGCCGAGCGGCTGGAGCACTTCATCTCGGAGAGATTTGAAGAACGCATCGCGGCGAAGCTTGGCAATCCGGAGTTCGACCCGCATGGGCACGCGATTCCGGCGCTTGATGGCTCGCTGCCGATGGCGGAGAGGAGGTCGCTGGTGCATCTGAAGCCGGGGCAGTCGGCGAAGGTGGCGAGCGTGTCGGACAAAGACCCGGAGATGCTGCGGTATCTGGCGGCGCAGGGGATTCGGCCGGGTGTGAAGCTCACGCTCACTGAGCAACTCCCCTTTCAGGGCGCGTTCCACGTTCGCATCGGCACGCAGAAAAAAACTGCGCTGCTGAGCCATCCGCTGGCTGAGGCGATCTCGGTTGCGGTGAAGTAG
- a CDS encoding heavy-metal-associated domain-containing protein, with protein MKAIKMIAVLLFAVSAAAGRAEYRQVNMTVFGMDCAPCAHAIHVSMMGIQGVTAVTVDLNTGLVDITLAPGNGADMRQFNKAVEENGFTHRDAKVVVRGTISGTAAAPYLEISGTKDRYALSPLGASADISGLLGKTVTVEGTVPQSGRGKVSGTLRYTAIKEAQ; from the coding sequence ATGAAAGCTATCAAGATGATTGCCGTTTTGCTGTTTGCCGTGTCCGCTGCCGCGGGGCGGGCGGAGTACAGGCAGGTGAATATGACCGTCTTTGGCATGGACTGCGCGCCGTGCGCTCATGCCATTCACGTATCGATGATGGGAATTCAGGGTGTGACGGCGGTCACGGTCGATCTGAATACGGGACTGGTGGACATTACGCTGGCGCCGGGCAACGGGGCGGACATGCGCCAGTTCAACAAGGCCGTCGAGGAGAACGGGTTCACGCACAGGGACGCGAAGGTGGTGGTTCGTGGCACGATTTCGGGCACTGCTGCTGCGCCGTATCTGGAGATTTCGGGAACGAAGGACCGCTATGCGCTGAGTCCGCTTGGCGCGAGCGCGGATATCTCGGGCCTGCTCGGCAAAACGGTGACGGTGGAGGGAACGGTGCCGCAGTCGGGGCGGGGCAAGGTGTCGGGCACGCTGCGCTACACGGCGATTAAGGAGGCGCAATGA
- a CDS encoding Nramp family divalent metal transporter has product MANLLIGEEKKFWKSFRSNEIWAYFGPAFVASVAYIDPGNFATNIEGGSRFGYRLLWVLLWSNVMAILIQYLSAKLGIVTGLTLPQNCRKHFSRPVNLFLWITAEIAAVATDLAEFLGAALGLYLLFGPAMMAHGWSRTETMVIAALISAVLVFVILALDLAGYQWLERGIMVFVGAIGICYAFEIFLVHPDWKQTALYTLLPTLDPKHIHASLYVAVGMLGATVMPHVVYLHSALVQPRRSEVLKQPLIEGGSRRRNYLHFELIDVFAAMNGAWLINSAMIVMAAVAFGHLANPVTTIEGAHQTLGPLLGEASATVFAVALLCSGLSSSTVGVMAGQVIIEGFLDIKFSIFLRRLITIIPALIVIAVGLDPLKILILSQVVLSFALPFALVPLLILTNRTSVMHSFASARRTRIAGWVTVAIIVVLNVVLLGQIALGQ; this is encoded by the coding sequence GTGGCTAATTTATTAATTGGCGAAGAGAAGAAGTTCTGGAAGAGCTTCCGGAGCAATGAAATCTGGGCCTACTTCGGTCCCGCCTTCGTCGCCTCGGTCGCCTACATCGATCCAGGCAACTTCGCCACCAACATCGAAGGCGGCAGCCGTTTCGGCTATCGGCTGCTCTGGGTGCTGCTGTGGTCGAACGTCATGGCCATCCTGATCCAATATCTTTCGGCGAAGCTCGGCATCGTCACCGGCCTCACCCTGCCGCAAAACTGCCGCAAGCACTTCTCGCGTCCCGTGAATCTCTTTCTCTGGATCACGGCCGAAATCGCCGCCGTCGCCACCGACCTCGCCGAATTCCTCGGCGCAGCACTTGGCCTCTATCTGCTCTTCGGCCCCGCGATGATGGCTCACGGCTGGTCACGCACCGAGACGATGGTCATCGCCGCGCTTATCTCCGCCGTGCTCGTCTTCGTCATCCTCGCGCTCGATCTCGCCGGATACCAGTGGCTTGAGCGCGGCATCATGGTCTTCGTCGGCGCCATCGGCATCTGCTACGCCTTCGAAATATTCCTCGTTCACCCCGACTGGAAGCAGACCGCACTCTACACGCTCCTGCCCACGCTCGACCCCAAGCACATCCACGCAAGCCTCTACGTCGCTGTTGGCATGCTGGGAGCGACGGTGATGCCGCATGTCGTCTATCTTCACTCCGCGCTGGTGCAGCCGCGACGCAGCGAGGTCCTCAAGCAGCCCCTGATCGAGGGCGGCTCGCGCCGGCGCAACTACCTGCACTTCGAACTCATCGACGTCTTCGCCGCCATGAACGGAGCCTGGCTCATCAACTCCGCCATGATCGTCATGGCCGCTGTCGCCTTCGGCCACCTCGCCAACCCGGTCACGACCATCGAAGGTGCGCACCAGACACTCGGCCCACTACTCGGCGAAGCCTCAGCCACCGTCTTTGCCGTAGCGCTGCTCTGCTCGGGGCTGTCATCGTCCACCGTCGGCGTCATGGCGGGCCAGGTCATCATCGAAGGCTTTCTCGACATTAAGTTCTCCATCTTCCTCCGCCGCCTCATCACCATCATCCCCGCGCTCATCGTGATCGCTGTCGGCCTCGACCCTCTAAAGATCCTCATCCTCTCGCAAGTCGTGCTGAGCTTCGCCCTGCCATTCGCCCTGGTGCCGCTGCTCATCCTCACCAACCGCACCTCCGTCATGCACAGCTTCGCCAGCGCCCGCCGCACCCGCATCGCCGGATGGGTCACAGTCGCCATCATCGTTGTGCTCAACGTTGTCCTGCTGGGCCAGATCGCCCTGGGGCAGTAA
- a CDS encoding YciI family protein produces MRVMVIVKADKSSEAGVLPNTEILAAMTKYNEELVKAGIMQAGEGLKASSHGKRVKFSGGKRTVTDGPFAEAKELIAGFWLWKVKSMEEAVEWLKRAPFDGGTEIELREIFDPADFGEVLTPELKEKDKKLREQLANQ; encoded by the coding sequence ATGCGCGTAATGGTAATCGTAAAAGCGGACAAGAGCTCTGAAGCAGGCGTGCTTCCCAACACTGAGATCCTCGCTGCAATGACGAAGTACAACGAAGAGCTGGTGAAGGCCGGCATCATGCAGGCTGGTGAAGGCCTGAAAGCCAGCTCACACGGAAAGCGTGTCAAGTTTTCCGGCGGCAAGCGGACAGTGACCGACGGACCCTTTGCCGAGGCGAAGGAGCTGATTGCGGGTTTCTGGCTCTGGAAGGTGAAATCGATGGAAGAGGCAGTCGAGTGGCTCAAACGCGCTCCGTTCGATGGAGGCACAGAGATCGAGTTGCGCGAGATCTTCGATCCCGCCGACTTCGGCGAAGTGCTGACCCCGGAACTCAAGGAGAAAGACAAGAAGCTGCGCGAGCAGTTAGCCAACCAATAG
- the purD gene encoding phosphoribosylamine--glycine ligase, whose amino-acid sequence MKVLVIGGGGREHALVWSLKKSPAVTEVLCAPGNGGIAEIARCLPVDVNSLAAMVALVEAERPELTVIGPEVPLALGLVDELERRGLRVFGPTKAAARLESSKAFAKSFMQRQGIPTAAYAVCSTLDEVREQLRRFAAPVVVKADGLAAGKGVVIANTHLEAEQAAAEMFSGALLGTHEREVVIEEFLTGDELSFFALCDGKRAVEIASAQDHKRVGEGDAGPNTGGMGAYSTDGLATPAMREWLLKNVAQKVVDGMASEGTPFRGILFCGLMMSQHGPMVLEFNTRFGDPETEAILLRMETDIVDLVNASIDGTASQLAVKMKPGASACVIAASGGYPGKYVPGKVIEGLRPNGSREDLVVFHAGTAAKDGQIVTAGGRVLAVTAVAADLRAALDKCYAEMGKISFDGMHFRRDIGHRALR is encoded by the coding sequence ATGAAGGTACTTGTCATCGGCGGCGGTGGCCGCGAACATGCGCTGGTCTGGTCGCTTAAGAAGTCGCCTGCGGTTACGGAGGTGCTGTGCGCGCCCGGTAACGGCGGCATCGCTGAGATTGCGCGCTGCCTGCCTGTGGATGTGAACAGTCTTGCGGCGATGGTTGCGTTGGTCGAAGCTGAGCGGCCGGAGCTGACCGTGATTGGGCCTGAGGTTCCGCTGGCGCTTGGGCTGGTCGATGAGCTGGAGCGGCGCGGGCTGCGTGTCTTTGGGCCCACGAAGGCGGCTGCGCGGCTGGAGTCGAGTAAGGCGTTTGCGAAGTCGTTCATGCAGCGCCAGGGGATTCCTACAGCTGCGTATGCGGTGTGCTCGACGCTGGATGAGGTGCGGGAGCAGCTTCGCCGCTTTGCCGCGCCGGTGGTGGTGAAGGCGGATGGGCTGGCCGCGGGCAAGGGCGTCGTGATTGCGAATACGCACCTGGAGGCCGAGCAGGCTGCGGCGGAGATGTTTTCGGGCGCGCTGCTGGGCACGCACGAGCGCGAGGTTGTGATTGAAGAGTTTCTGACTGGCGACGAGCTCTCGTTCTTCGCGCTGTGCGATGGCAAGCGGGCTGTGGAGATCGCTTCGGCGCAGGACCATAAGCGCGTCGGCGAAGGCGACGCCGGGCCGAACACGGGCGGCATGGGCGCGTATTCGACCGATGGGCTGGCGACGCCTGCAATGCGCGAGTGGCTGCTCAAGAATGTTGCGCAGAAGGTGGTCGATGGCATGGCGTCGGAGGGTACGCCATTTCGCGGGATTCTCTTCTGCGGGCTGATGATGTCGCAGCATGGGCCGATGGTGCTGGAGTTCAACACGCGCTTTGGCGATCCTGAGACGGAGGCCATTTTGCTGCGCATGGAGACGGACATCGTTGATCTCGTCAATGCCTCGATCGATGGCACAGCCAGCCAGCTTGCCGTGAAGATGAAACCCGGCGCGAGTGCGTGTGTGATTGCGGCGAGCGGTGGGTATCCGGGGAAGTATGTCCCGGGCAAGGTGATTGAAGGGCTTCGGCCGAATGGCTCGCGCGAGGACCTCGTCGTGTTTCATGCGGGCACGGCGGCGAAGGATGGGCAGATCGTTACTGCCGGAGGCCGCGTGCTTGCTGTGACTGCTGTGGCTGCGGATCTGCGCGCTGCGCTGGACAAATGCTATGCAGAGATGGGGAAGATCAGCTTCGATGGGATGCACTTCCGCCGCGACATCGGTCATAGGGCGCTGAGGTAA
- a CDS encoding D-hexose-6-phosphate mutarotase, translating to MDLAQLVEHFAIPGVLAFNQTPTGLIYASITTPAASATIYLLGAHVAHWQPVGERPVIFLGHKSDFAPGKPIRGGVPLAFPWFATRHDGKTGPSHGFARIQPWTLAFAALTGDELHLTFTLGPTQMSRDLGFDNFRLAYKVTVGRTLTLQLTVANEASTPLVFEEAMHTYYAMADVREATITGLDGVTYLDKNDHFAPKVQHGPVIMAGMTDRVYQNTAATCVLHDAAGKRRITVEKTGSNTTVVWNPWDNGSSAFTDLEPTEWREFLCCETVNAGVNTITLAPGAVHSMQAHISVEKV from the coding sequence ATGGACCTCGCCCAGCTCGTTGAACACTTTGCCATCCCCGGCGTGCTCGCCTTCAACCAGACCCCCACCGGCCTTATCTACGCTTCGATCACCACGCCCGCTGCCAGCGCCACTATCTATCTGCTGGGAGCGCACGTCGCGCACTGGCAGCCCGTCGGCGAGCGGCCCGTCATCTTCCTCGGCCACAAGAGCGACTTCGCTCCCGGCAAGCCCATCCGTGGCGGTGTACCTCTCGCCTTTCCCTGGTTCGCCACGCGGCACGACGGCAAAACCGGCCCCTCGCACGGATTCGCCCGCATCCAGCCCTGGACGCTCGCCTTCGCCGCGCTCACCGGCGACGAGCTGCACCTGACCTTCACCCTCGGGCCCACGCAGATGAGCCGCGACCTCGGCTTCGACAACTTCCGTCTCGCCTACAAAGTCACCGTTGGCCGCACACTCACATTGCAGCTCACCGTGGCCAACGAAGCCAGCACCCCACTCGTCTTTGAAGAAGCCATGCACACCTACTACGCCATGGCCGATGTGCGCGAAGCCACCATCACCGGTCTCGACGGTGTGACCTACCTCGATAAGAACGACCACTTCGCGCCCAAAGTGCAGCACGGCCCCGTCATCATGGCGGGTATGACCGACCGCGTCTACCAGAACACCGCAGCCACCTGCGTGCTGCACGACGCAGCAGGGAAGCGCCGCATCACAGTCGAGAAGACCGGCTCAAATACTACCGTCGTCTGGAATCCATGGGACAACGGTTCGTCCGCCTTCACCGACCTCGAACCGACCGAGTGGCGCGAGTTTCTCTGCTGCGAAACCGTCAATGCAGGCGTCAACACAATCACCCTCGCTCCAGGCGCAGTTCACTCCATGCAGGCGCACATCTCCGTCGAGAAGGTCTAG
- a CDS encoding sugar phosphate isomerase/epimerase family protein, whose translation MTTRRKFLRLSALAAAAGCTLRAPRAFADEGHLIYGVQLFMVRRQAVKDLAGILKAIHQIGYTQIELYPIVYNHPAAELRRIVADAGLGAVSGHFDYDGFETKVSYARELGLKYMVCPMLPRAQWNSVEGFEEAARKFNQWGKLAKDSGLTFAFHNHDYEFKPQGSTTGFEVLMKNTDPALVKLEFDMYWLTQAGQNPLEMLKRHAARVRLIHLKDRLPNVPISYTPDPDADHFIELGKGTIDWPAILNQAKRQGIRYAFVDQDETAIPVLDSLKESYSYIRKLNI comes from the coding sequence ATGACGACGCGCCGCAAATTTCTCCGCCTCTCTGCGCTTGCTGCTGCTGCTGGATGCACGCTGCGTGCACCTCGCGCGTTTGCCGATGAGGGCCACCTGATTTATGGGGTGCAGCTCTTCATGGTGCGGCGACAAGCAGTGAAGGACCTTGCCGGGATTCTGAAGGCGATTCATCAGATTGGCTATACGCAGATTGAGCTGTATCCCATTGTGTACAACCATCCTGCGGCGGAGTTGCGGCGCATCGTCGCGGATGCGGGGCTGGGTGCGGTCTCGGGCCACTTCGACTATGACGGTTTTGAGACGAAGGTGAGCTACGCGCGCGAGCTTGGGCTGAAGTATATGGTGTGCCCCATGCTGCCGCGCGCGCAGTGGAACTCGGTGGAGGGATTTGAGGAGGCAGCGCGCAAGTTCAATCAGTGGGGCAAGCTGGCGAAGGACTCTGGGCTGACCTTTGCGTTTCACAATCACGATTACGAGTTCAAACCGCAGGGCTCGACCACCGGCTTTGAAGTCCTGATGAAGAACACAGACCCGGCGCTGGTCAAGCTCGAATTTGATATGTACTGGCTGACGCAGGCGGGGCAGAATCCGCTGGAGATGCTGAAGCGGCATGCGGCGCGTGTGCGGCTGATTCACTTGAAGGATCGGCTTCCGAACGTTCCTATCAGCTACACGCCTGACCCCGATGCAGACCACTTCATCGAGCTGGGCAAGGGCACGATCGACTGGCCAGCCATTCTTAATCAGGCGAAGCGGCAGGGCATTCGCTATGCGTTTGTCGATCAGGATGAGACGGCGATTCCTGTGCTCGACAGTTTGAAGGAGAGCTATAGCTATATTAGGAAGCTGAATATTTGA
- a CDS encoding acyltransferase family protein produces MTNPSHGWTRLDGVDLLRGFAIFFVLMNHVNMRLLGAHVPYMHGLRLQVVYSLFWNGQFGVQMFFAVSGFLITAMTLRRWGSPATVNLRGFYWLRFARIVPLLLLLLAVLSALHLAHVRDFVVSSKTGGLGRALFAALTFHVNLLEARRGYLPAGWDILWSLSVEEVFYLFFPLACLLFRRTRFLVAPLLLFVVLGPFARSHAFNHNPVWREYSYLGGMDAIALGCLTALVLAGRRVSRAALWICGAGGAVLTIFSLCFSVRAYAWGLGRNGLNMTVLAVGTCMLIAVFAQSEWKAPRAFAPLLVLGRRSYETYLTHLLVVLGLFSLFLAAGKSVRYVPVLFIGSIVFSGVLGEVVARFYSEPINRWLRRRWNGVPTPRFAETSDNQRDTAYGSNVTQ; encoded by the coding sequence ATGACAAATCCCTCCCACGGCTGGACACGGCTTGATGGTGTCGATCTTCTCCGTGGCTTCGCCATCTTCTTTGTGCTGATGAACCACGTGAACATGCGGCTGCTGGGTGCGCATGTTCCGTATATGCATGGCCTGCGGCTTCAGGTTGTCTATTCGCTGTTCTGGAACGGGCAGTTTGGCGTGCAGATGTTCTTTGCGGTCTCCGGATTTTTGATTACAGCGATGACGTTGCGGCGCTGGGGTTCGCCCGCCACTGTGAATCTGCGCGGCTTCTATTGGCTGCGTTTTGCGCGTATCGTTCCGCTGCTGCTATTGCTGCTCGCGGTTTTGAGTGCGCTGCACCTTGCTCATGTGCGGGACTTTGTCGTTTCGTCGAAGACCGGTGGCCTGGGTAGAGCGCTTTTTGCCGCGCTCACATTTCACGTCAATCTGCTGGAGGCGCGTCGAGGATATCTTCCGGCGGGGTGGGACATTCTCTGGTCGCTCTCGGTGGAAGAGGTGTTCTATCTTTTCTTCCCGCTGGCCTGTCTGCTTTTTCGGCGAACACGATTTCTGGTTGCACCGTTACTGCTGTTTGTTGTGCTGGGGCCGTTTGCGCGGTCTCATGCCTTTAACCACAACCCGGTCTGGCGCGAGTACTCGTATCTGGGTGGGATGGATGCGATTGCGCTCGGCTGTCTTACCGCGCTGGTTTTGGCGGGGCGGCGCGTGTCGCGGGCGGCGCTTTGGATATGTGGAGCTGGCGGCGCAGTGCTGACGATCTTCAGCCTGTGCTTCTCGGTTCGCGCTTATGCCTGGGGCCTGGGACGCAACGGGCTGAATATGACGGTGCTTGCTGTGGGTACCTGTATGCTCATCGCGGTGTTTGCGCAGAGTGAATGGAAGGCGCCGCGCGCGTTTGCGCCTCTGCTGGTGCTTGGCAGGCGCAGCTATGAGACGTACCTCACACACTTGCTTGTGGTTCTGGGGCTCTTCTCTCTGTTTCTTGCGGCGGGCAAATCCGTGCGCTATGTTCCTGTTCTGTTCATTGGATCGATTGTCTTCTCTGGCGTGCTTGGCGAGGTGGTCGCGCGCTTTTACTCCGAACCGATCAACCGCTGGCTGCGCAGGCGCTGGAACGGCGTTCCGACGCCGCGCTTCGCTGAAACAAGCGATAATCAGAGAGATACGGCATACGGGAGCAACGTTACTCAATGA